Proteins found in one Borreliella valaisiana VS116 genomic segment:
- a CDS encoding lactate permease LctP family transporter encodes MNFYDFMAALIPIILIIIGLGIIKKPAYYVIPISLITTVAIVIFYKNLGILNTSLAMLEGALMGIWPIATVIIAAIFTYKMSEDQKDIETIKNILSNVSSDKRIIVLLVAWGFGNFLEGVAGYGTAVAIPVSILIAMGFEPFFACLICLIMNTSSTAYGSVGIPIISLAQATNLDVNTVSSEIALQLILPTLTIPFVLVILTEGSIKGLKGVFLLTLLSGMSMAISQVFISKTLGPELPAILGSILSMTITIVYAKFFANKDKHNQQSKNKNIIPLSKGITACSPYILIVVFIILVSPLFNKIHEYLKTFQSTISIYPEANPLHFKWIISPGFLIVLATIISYSIRGVPILKQLKIFILTLKKMALSSFIIICIVAISRLMTHSGMIRDLANGISTITGQFGPLFSPLIGAIGTFLTGSDTVSNVLFGPLQTQMAENIGTNPYWLAAANTTGATGGKMISPQNITIATTTAGLIGQEGKILSKTITYALYYILVTGLLVYLV; translated from the coding sequence ATGAATTTTTATGATTTTATGGCAGCTTTGATACCAATAATCCTAATAATTATTGGCCTTGGCATAATAAAAAAACCTGCTTACTATGTAATACCTATATCATTAATAACAACTGTTGCTATAGTTATATTTTATAAAAACTTGGGAATACTAAACACAAGTCTTGCAATGCTTGAAGGCGCCTTAATGGGAATATGGCCAATAGCAACCGTAATTATTGCTGCCATATTTACATACAAAATGTCAGAAGATCAAAAAGATATAGAAACTATTAAAAACATTTTATCAAACGTATCTTCTGATAAAAGAATTATAGTCTTGCTAGTAGCATGGGGATTTGGGAATTTTCTAGAAGGAGTTGCTGGATATGGAACTGCTGTTGCAATCCCTGTATCAATATTAATAGCAATGGGATTTGAACCGTTTTTTGCCTGCTTAATTTGTTTAATAATGAATACTTCATCAACTGCTTATGGATCTGTGGGGATTCCTATAATATCTTTAGCTCAAGCAACTAACTTAGATGTTAACACCGTTTCATCTGAGATTGCATTACAACTAATACTTCCAACCCTAACAATACCTTTTGTATTAGTAATTCTTACAGAAGGAAGCATTAAAGGATTAAAAGGGGTATTCCTTCTCACCCTATTATCAGGAATGTCAATGGCAATATCTCAAGTATTCATATCAAAAACTTTAGGGCCAGAACTTCCTGCAATCCTTGGAAGCATCCTTTCTATGACAATAACAATAGTTTATGCAAAATTTTTTGCAAATAAAGATAAGCACAATCAGCAAAGCAAAAATAAAAACATAATACCCCTATCAAAAGGAATTACTGCTTGCTCACCCTACATTTTAATAGTAGTATTTATAATACTTGTATCTCCTCTTTTTAACAAAATTCACGAATACCTAAAAACTTTTCAAAGCACTATTAGCATTTATCCAGAAGCAAATCCCCTACACTTTAAATGGATTATCTCTCCGGGCTTCTTGATTGTACTTGCAACAATAATATCATACTCAATACGAGGAGTCCCAATATTAAAACAACTAAAAATATTTATACTAACCTTGAAAAAAATGGCATTATCTTCATTTATAATCATATGTATTGTTGCAATATCAAGGTTAATGACACACAGTGGAATGATAAGAGATCTGGCTAATGGAATTTCAACAATAACAGGCCAATTTGGACCATTATTTAGTCCTCTAATTGGAGCTATTGGAACATTTTTAACAGGAAGCGACACAGTTTCAAATGTTCTTTTTGGACCTTTGCAAACACAAATGGCAGAAAATATTGGAACAAATCCTTACTGGCTTGCAGCAGCAAATACAACAGGAGCAACTGGGGGAAAAATGATTTCTCCCCAAAACATCACAATAGCAACAACAACTGCTGGATTAATTGGGCAAGAGGGCAAAATTTTATCAAAAACAATAACTTACGCTTTATACTACATTTTAGTAACAGGATTACTAGTTTATTTAGTATAG
- a CDS encoding DNA-binding protein yields MAIFFKNKYFYLSLIFIIFLFLFVFSGFLFYSKPIIYEISPIPTSHKDVIVIKGNNLGYNTGEININNNYLVKSSIISWNNTEIAFKITDEVNSGLIFVKSESGTSNELFLVISRQVPVKLNRENIPFIFSEEKIILNANSSTLLQGMNLFSHSSTIKIFLETKDKLYTILPQNILDVSENRVEFISPKTLNSGGQLYVLLDSLKSNKVPFSVKDDFFKWILYDSKEFTIIEEIYFTQDISNNFDSNPEDINFNIFYLRPIENERQKITECGDDCLDFNIGNLFFENLKTNKFIFETKVKTHKLNLEFLDTKYLESIEINKSINNQEYKTYVQDKKKDYLSYNSVDLISLDSLILSMTAGNNSVYKLAKAIIDVLISNFKIVENNLSLKDSIKERKISSSNLIILTNLLFLKYEIPLRNIVGLYYDSNSLKLNEHFWFEFFLPGVGFVYFDIINAVLCKDSSKYFLNMSENYIQYGCKEDYDKNEFFDGYLDSGFLKYKSLTNGSYSLMYRFVLEDNF; encoded by the coding sequence TTGGCTATTTTTTTTAAAAACAAATATTTTTATTTAAGCTTAATTTTTATTATTTTTTTATTTTTATTTGTTTTTTCTGGATTTTTATTTTATTCAAAGCCAATTATTTATGAAATATCTCCAATTCCCACTTCACACAAGGATGTTATTGTTATTAAAGGAAATAATTTAGGTTATAATACAGGTGAGATTAATATTAATAATAATTATTTGGTTAAAAGTAGTATCATTAGTTGGAATAATACTGAAATAGCTTTTAAAATTACAGATGAAGTAAATTCTGGACTTATTTTTGTAAAAAGTGAAAGCGGAACTAGCAACGAGCTTTTTCTTGTTATTAGTAGACAAGTTCCTGTTAAGCTTAATAGAGAAAATATACCTTTTATTTTTTCAGAGGAGAAAATAATTTTAAATGCGAATTCTTCAACTTTATTACAAGGTATGAATTTGTTTTCACATTCTAGTACTATTAAAATTTTTCTTGAAACTAAGGACAAACTTTATACAATTTTACCCCAAAATATTTTAGATGTTTCTGAGAATAGGGTGGAATTTATTTCTCCTAAAACTTTAAATTCTGGCGGGCAGCTTTATGTTTTATTGGACAGTCTTAAAAGCAATAAAGTTCCGTTTTCTGTTAAAGATGATTTTTTTAAGTGGATTTTGTATGATTCAAAAGAGTTTACAATAATTGAAGAAATTTATTTTACTCAAGATATTAGTAATAATTTTGATTCAAATCCTGAAGATATTAATTTTAATATTTTCTATTTAAGGCCAATTGAGAATGAGCGTCAAAAAATTACAGAGTGCGGTGATGATTGTCTTGATTTTAATATTGGTAATTTATTTTTTGAAAACCTTAAGACAAATAAATTTATTTTTGAGACTAAGGTAAAGACGCATAAACTTAATTTGGAATTTTTGGATACTAAATATTTAGAAAGTATTGAGATCAATAAGAGTATTAACAATCAAGAATACAAAACGTATGTTCAAGACAAAAAAAAAGATTATTTATCTTACAACTCTGTTGATTTAATATCGTTAGATTCTCTAATTTTATCTATGACTGCTGGGAATAATTCGGTTTATAAATTGGCTAAAGCAATTATTGATGTTTTGATTTCAAATTTTAAAATTGTTGAGAATAATTTAAGCTTAAAGGATTCTATTAAAGAGAGAAAAATTTCATCTAGCAATTTAATAATTCTTACTAATTTATTATTTTTAAAGTACGAGATTCCTCTAAGAAATATAGTTGGACTTTACTATGATTCTAATTCTCTTAAATTGAATGAGCATTTTTGGTTTGAATTTTTTTTGCCTGGGGTTGGTTTTGTGTATTTTGATATAATAAATGCAGTATTATGTAAGGATAGCTCTAAGTATTTTTTAAATATGTCTGAGAACTATATTCAATATGGGTGCAAAGAAGACTATGATAAAAATGAATTTTTTGATGGATATTTAGATTCTGGTTTTTTAAAGTATAAAAGCTTGACTAATGGATCGTATTCTTTAATGTATAGGTTTGTTTTGGAGGATAATTTTTAA
- a CDS encoding J domain-containing protein, with protein MPSLIRMFFLVLLFIFIFNPILIGMLFILFPFVLILLSFLGVFRIYFTRDYSYSRSREFEFYKLSFLLMAKLLSILGTVTGEQLSYVNFIINSLNLSERGKSELYTIFHSAITKNNNADKILYTLKLGYFQHKDLFIWLFASLKEINRLSRYKNLEAEKFISYVGVFLELESDGYEAYKDINIKIVNPYSVLGLTYSASDDELKKAYKSLVIKYHPDKFANDPVRQKDANDKFIKIQDAYEKICKERNIK; from the coding sequence ATGCCAAGCTTAATTAGAATGTTTTTTTTAGTGTTGTTGTTTATTTTTATTTTTAATCCCATTTTAATAGGAATGCTTTTTATATTATTTCCTTTTGTTTTGATATTACTTAGCTTTTTAGGTGTTTTTAGAATATATTTTACAAGAGATTATTCATATTCTAGGTCTAGAGAGTTTGAATTTTACAAACTTTCTTTTTTATTAATGGCTAAATTATTATCTATTTTGGGAACTGTAACGGGAGAACAGCTAAGTTATGTAAATTTCATTATCAATTCTTTGAATTTGTCTGAACGTGGCAAATCAGAATTGTATACTATCTTTCATTCTGCTATTACTAAGAATAATAATGCGGATAAAATTTTGTATACTCTTAAGCTTGGATATTTTCAACATAAAGATCTTTTTATATGGCTTTTTGCTTCTCTTAAAGAAATTAATAGACTTTCTAGGTATAAAAACTTGGAAGCTGAAAAATTTATTTCTTATGTTGGTGTGTTCCTTGAACTTGAATCTGATGGTTATGAAGCTTATAAAGATATTAATATTAAAATCGTAAATCCTTACAGTGTTTTAGGATTAACCTATAGTGCTAGTGATGACGAGCTTAAAAAGGCTTATAAAAGCCTTGTTATAAAATATCATCCTGATAAGTTTGCAAATGATCCGGTAAGGCAAAAAGATGCAAATGATAAATTTATTAAAATTCAAGATGCTTATGAAAAGATTTGCAAAGAAAGAAATATTAAGTAA
- the glyA gene encoding serine hydroxymethyltransferase, with translation MRDDQIFGLIEKERLREKEHIELIASENFTSLEIRQAVGSILTNKYAEGYPLNRYYGGCSFIDEIETLAISRAKELFGANYVNVQPHSGSQANMAAIMALINPGDRILGMQLSHGGHLTHGSRINFSGIFFNTYFYGVSRDSELIDYDEVLKIARDCRPNLIIAGASSYSREIDFKKFREIADDVSAYLLCDIAHIAGLIVAGFHNSSIDVAHLTTSTTHKTLRGPRGGMILSGKDFNKLLNFNGKERALSSAVNSTVFPGTQGGPLVHVIAGKAIAFREALQENFKEYIANVIKNTKVMAEYFKSEGFRIVSGGTDNHLFLVDLSSLDLTGADAEKLLEGVNITLNKNAIPFDKKSPSVASGIRIGGAAITSRGLNESDSLNVAKFIVRALKAKSDIELKQIKKEVVRFIRDFDMP, from the coding sequence ATGAGAGATGATCAAATATTTGGTTTAATTGAGAAAGAGAGGTTAAGAGAAAAAGAACATATTGAGCTTATTGCGTCTGAAAATTTTACATCTTTAGAAATAAGGCAGGCTGTTGGGAGTATTTTAACTAATAAGTATGCAGAAGGGTATCCTTTGAATCGATATTATGGCGGATGTTCTTTTATTGACGAGATTGAAACTTTGGCAATTTCAAGAGCAAAAGAGCTTTTTGGTGCAAATTATGTCAATGTTCAACCTCATAGCGGATCTCAGGCTAACATGGCTGCCATAATGGCTCTTATTAACCCGGGTGACAGGATTCTTGGCATGCAATTGTCTCATGGGGGGCATTTAACCCATGGTAGTAGGATAAATTTTTCCGGCATATTTTTTAATACCTATTTTTATGGTGTTTCTAGAGACTCTGAGCTTATTGATTATGATGAGGTTCTTAAAATAGCTAGAGATTGTAGACCAAATTTAATAATAGCCGGAGCTTCTTCTTATTCAAGAGAAATTGATTTTAAAAAATTTAGAGAAATAGCAGATGATGTTTCTGCGTATCTTTTGTGCGATATTGCTCATATTGCAGGCCTTATTGTTGCCGGTTTTCATAATTCTTCGATTGATGTAGCACATCTTACTACAAGTACTACGCATAAAACTTTAAGAGGCCCAAGAGGTGGAATGATACTTTCTGGAAAAGATTTTAACAAATTGTTAAATTTTAATGGGAAAGAGAGGGCTTTGTCTAGTGCTGTCAATTCTACAGTTTTTCCCGGAACTCAAGGGGGTCCTTTAGTTCATGTTATTGCGGGCAAGGCTATTGCATTCAGAGAGGCTCTTCAAGAAAATTTTAAAGAATACATTGCTAATGTAATAAAAAATACTAAAGTTATGGCCGAATATTTTAAATCGGAAGGATTTCGGATTGTCAGTGGAGGTACAGATAATCATTTATTTTTGGTTGATCTAAGTAGCTTGGATCTTACGGGTGCTGATGCTGAGAAATTGCTTGAGGGTGTAAATATTACTTTAAATAAAAATGCTATTCCTTTTGACAAAAAAAGCCCTTCTGTGGCTTCTGGTATTAGAATTGGAGGTGCTGCGATTACTTCTAGGGGTTTAAATGAAAGTGATTCTTTAAATGTTGCTAAATTTATTGTTAGAGCTTTAAAGGCAAAGTCTGATATTGAATTAAAACAAATAAAAAAGGAAGTTGTAAGATTTATTAGAGATTTTGACATGCCTTAA
- a CDS encoding cysteine--tRNA ligase — protein MILKVYNTRTKDFSELTNFDDVKLYACGPTVYNYAHIGNFRTYIFGDLLIKTLRFLGYKVNYAMNITDIGHLTGDFDDGEDKVAKTAREKGLTVYEISEFFTEAFFKDCRKLNVTYPDKVLIASKHIPIMIEVVKILEEKKVTYFSNGNVYFDTSCFKSYGEMAGIDLIDKDMTFSRVDIDKFKRNKTDFVLWFTNSKFKDQEMKWDSPWGLGYPSWHLECAAMNLEYFKDKLDIHLGGVDHIGVHHINEIAIVECFLNKKWCDIFVHGEFLIMDYNKMSKSLGNFITINDLEEQNFSSLDFRYLCLTSHYRNQLKFSLNNLQASKIARENMINRLSYFYASLNPVDLKILDKDLKNLSSNAEKEYYDSFVEKISFDLNVPQGLALLWEIIKSENLGFVSKLKLAFVFDEIMSLNLKEEILKSLENHDVVIDDDMKTLIEERRIAKCEKNFKRADEIRDFFAKKGFVLVDTKEGTKVKRG, from the coding sequence ATGATTTTAAAAGTATATAATACTAGAACAAAGGATTTTTCAGAGTTAACAAATTTTGATGATGTTAAACTGTATGCTTGCGGGCCTACTGTTTATAATTATGCGCACATTGGAAATTTTAGAACTTATATTTTTGGGGATTTATTAATTAAAACTTTAAGGTTTTTAGGGTATAAAGTTAATTATGCAATGAATATTACAGATATTGGGCATTTAACAGGCGATTTTGATGATGGAGAAGATAAAGTTGCTAAAACCGCAAGAGAGAAGGGTCTTACAGTTTATGAGATTAGTGAATTTTTTACGGAAGCTTTTTTTAAGGATTGTAGAAAATTAAATGTTACATATCCTGATAAAGTTCTTATTGCAAGTAAACATATTCCCATCATGATAGAGGTTGTTAAAATTCTTGAAGAAAAAAAAGTTACTTATTTTTCTAATGGTAATGTGTATTTTGATACTTCTTGTTTTAAAAGCTATGGTGAGATGGCTGGCATTGATTTAATTGATAAAGATATGACTTTTTCCAGAGTTGATATTGATAAATTTAAAAGGAATAAAACTGATTTTGTTTTGTGGTTTACTAATTCTAAATTTAAAGATCAGGAAATGAAATGGGATTCTCCTTGGGGACTTGGTTATCCGAGTTGGCATTTGGAGTGTGCTGCTATGAATTTGGAGTATTTCAAAGATAAACTTGATATTCATTTAGGAGGAGTTGATCATATTGGGGTTCATCACATAAATGAAATAGCAATAGTAGAGTGTTTTTTGAATAAGAAATGGTGCGATATTTTTGTTCATGGAGAATTTTTAATTATGGATTATAATAAGATGTCAAAATCACTCGGTAATTTTATTACGATTAATGACTTGGAAGAGCAAAATTTTTCTTCTCTTGATTTTAGATATTTGTGTTTGACATCACACTACAGGAATCAATTAAAATTTTCATTAAATAATCTTCAAGCAAGTAAGATTGCTAGGGAAAATATGATAAACAGACTAAGTTATTTTTATGCATCTTTAAATCCAGTTGATTTAAAGATTCTTGATAAGGATTTAAAAAATTTAAGTTCTAATGCAGAAAAAGAATATTACGATTCTTTTGTAGAAAAAATTTCTTTTGATTTGAATGTTCCTCAGGGTTTGGCTTTGCTTTGGGAGATAATTAAATCTGAAAATCTAGGCTTTGTTTCAAAGCTTAAATTAGCTTTTGTTTTTGATGAGATTATGTCGCTTAATTTGAAAGAAGAAATTTTAAAAAGTTTAGAAAATCATGATGTAGTTATTGATGATGATATGAAAACTTTAATTGAAGAAAGAAGAATAGCTAAATGTGAAAAAAATTTTAAGCGTGCCGATGAAATTAGAGACTTTTTTGCTAAAAAAGGTTTTGTTTTGGTTGATACTAAGGAAGGAACTAAGGTTAAAAGAGGCTAG
- a CDS encoding D-alanyl-D-alanine carboxypeptidase family protein, protein MNSSCVIEKLLLTLFFNFFLLCGDLFAVNLADINELSRHAKSIVLMDFDTKRILYSKKPNLVFPPASLTKIVTIYTALIEAEKRNIKLKNIVPISDAASYYNAPLNSSLMFLEKGQIVNFEEILKGLSVSSGNDAAIAIAEFVVGDVNSFVNLMNINALNLGLFNMHFVEPSGYSNENKITALDMAFFAKSYIEKFKFMLNIHSLEYFVYPKSKNLGITLSSKFLNLKQKNANLLISEYPYSDGLKTGYIRESGLNIIATALKGERRLIAVVLGVKKGINGSGEKIRALIAKNLFEYGFNEYSKFPLIVKLQEKVYNGTVDTVALFSKEPFYYVLTKDEFDKINISYTVDKLVAPLSGDMPVGRAMIFLEKEKIGDVALFSSKVNKLGFWQGLYKSFRNFF, encoded by the coding sequence ATGAATAGTAGCTGTGTTATTGAAAAATTGTTATTAACTTTATTTTTTAATTTTTTTCTGCTTTGTGGTGATCTTTTTGCAGTTAATTTAGCGGATATTAATGAATTATCAAGGCATGCAAAATCAATAGTTTTAATGGACTTTGATACTAAGCGGATACTTTATTCTAAAAAGCCCAATTTGGTTTTTCCCCCAGCATCGCTTACAAAGATTGTTACAATTTATACTGCATTAATTGAGGCTGAAAAGCGAAATATAAAATTAAAAAACATAGTTCCTATTAGTGATGCTGCTTCATATTATAATGCACCCTTGAATTCTTCTTTAATGTTTTTAGAAAAAGGTCAAATTGTTAATTTTGAAGAGATTTTAAAGGGACTTTCAGTTTCGTCGGGCAATGATGCTGCTATTGCTATTGCTGAGTTTGTAGTGGGTGATGTAAATAGCTTTGTTAATTTGATGAATATTAATGCTTTAAATTTAGGACTTTTTAATATGCATTTTGTTGAACCTTCTGGATATAGCAATGAGAATAAAATTACAGCACTAGATATGGCTTTTTTTGCAAAATCTTATATAGAAAAATTCAAATTTATGCTTAATATTCATTCTTTAGAGTATTTTGTTTATCCAAAAAGTAAAAATTTGGGAATTACTTTATCATCAAAATTTTTAAACTTAAAACAAAAAAATGCTAATTTATTAATATCTGAATATCCTTATTCAGATGGTCTTAAAACCGGATACATTAGGGAATCGGGATTAAATATTATTGCTACTGCTTTAAAGGGTGAGAGAAGATTAATAGCGGTTGTATTGGGGGTTAAAAAAGGAATTAATGGATCTGGAGAGAAGATTAGAGCTTTAATTGCAAAAAATTTATTTGAGTATGGATTTAATGAATATTCTAAATTTCCTTTAATAGTAAAATTACAAGAAAAAGTCTATAATGGTACAGTAGATACAGTTGCTCTTTTTTCTAAAGAGCCTTTTTATTATGTTTTGACTAAAGATGAATTTGATAAAATTAATATAAGTTATACTGTTGATAAGTTGGTTGCTCCCCTTAGTGGGGATATGCCTGTTGGGAGGGCTATGATTTTTTTAGAAAAGGAAAAAATAGGGGATGTTGCTTTGTTTAGTAGTAAAGTAAATAAATTAGGGTTTTGGCAAGGCCTTTATAAGAGTTTTAGAAATTTTTTTTAA
- a CDS encoding integrin-binding adhesin P66 family protein, whose translation MKNHILYKLIIFLTTSVAIFAAADELKEKDIFKINPWIPTFGFENTSEFRLDIDELVPGFENKSKITIKLKPFEANPELGKDDPFSAYIKVEDLALKAEGKKGEQFKIDVGDITAQINIYDFFIKISTMTDFDFNKESLFSFAPMTGFKSTYYGFPSNDRAVRGTILARGTSKQIGTIQLGYKLPQLDLTFAMGGTGTGNRNQENDKDTPYNKTYRGILYGIQATWKPIKNILDQNEDAQSVIAETPFELNFGLSGAYGNETFNNSSITYSLKDKSVVDNDLLSPTLSNSAILASFGAQYKLGLTKINNKNTYLILQMGTDLGIDPFASDFSVFGHISKAANFKKGISSDPSKKGEDIFDPNSNALNFSKSKELGIAFSTGASIGLIWNKDTGEKESWKIKGSDSYNTRLFGEQDKKSGVALGISYGQNLYRSKDTEKRLKTISENAFQSLNVEISSYEDNKKGLINGLGWITSIGLYDILRQKSVENYPTASSSANANNKDRKDSTSSAKAATPNLTFEDAMKLGVALYLDYAIPIESISTEAYVIPYIGAYLLGPSNKISSDATKIYLKTGLSLEKLIRFTTISIGWDSNNIIELANKNANNAAIGSAFLQFKVAYSGS comes from the coding sequence ATGAAAAACCATATTTTATATAAATTAATTATATTTTTAACTACATCTGTAGCAATATTTGCAGCAGCAGACGAATTAAAGGAAAAAGATATATTTAAAATAAACCCATGGATACCTACATTTGGATTTGAAAACACGAGTGAATTCAGATTAGACATAGATGAGCTTGTTCCTGGGTTTGAAAACAAAAGCAAAATTACTATTAAACTTAAACCATTTGAAGCTAATCCCGAATTAGGCAAAGATGATCCATTCTCAGCTTACATTAAGGTAGAAGATCTTGCATTAAAAGCAGAAGGCAAAAAAGGCGAACAATTCAAAATTGACGTAGGAGATATAACAGCACAAATTAATATATACGATTTCTTTATTAAAATAAGTACTATGACAGATTTTGACTTTAATAAAGAATCTTTATTTAGTTTTGCGCCTATGACTGGATTCAAAAGCACTTACTACGGATTTCCAAGCAATGATAGAGCAGTAAGAGGGACAATTCTTGCAAGAGGCACTTCTAAGCAAATAGGAACAATTCAACTGGGATACAAACTCCCACAACTCGACCTTACATTTGCAATGGGGGGAACAGGCACAGGTAATAGAAATCAAGAGAATGATAAAGACACCCCATACAATAAAACCTATAGAGGAATACTTTATGGAATTCAAGCAACATGGAAGCCAATAAAAAATATACTAGATCAAAATGAAGATGCTCAATCTGTAATTGCAGAAACACCTTTTGAATTAAATTTTGGCTTATCAGGAGCTTATGGAAACGAAACATTTAATAATTCATCAATAACATACTCTTTAAAAGATAAATCCGTAGTTGACAACGATTTACTTAGTCCAACTTTATCAAATTCTGCAATTTTAGCATCTTTTGGAGCTCAATATAAACTTGGATTAACAAAAATCAACAATAAAAATACCTATCTTATTTTACAAATGGGTACTGATTTAGGAATAGATCCTTTCGCAAGCGATTTTTCTGTATTTGGACACATCTCAAAAGCAGCAAATTTCAAAAAAGGAATATCCTCAGATCCTAGCAAAAAAGGCGAGGATATATTTGATCCAAATAGCAATGCTCTTAATTTCAGTAAAAGTAAAGAACTTGGCATTGCATTTTCAACAGGAGCAAGCATAGGCCTTATTTGGAATAAAGACACTGGTGAAAAAGAATCTTGGAAGATTAAGGGATCTGATTCATACAATACAAGACTATTTGGAGAACAAGACAAAAAATCTGGAGTTGCATTAGGAATAAGCTATGGACAAAATCTTTACAGATCCAAAGATACAGAAAAAAGATTAAAAACTATATCCGAAAATGCATTTCAAAGCTTAAATGTTGAAATTTCAAGCTATGAAGACAATAAAAAAGGACTTATAAATGGACTAGGATGGATAACATCTATCGGTCTTTATGATATTTTAAGACAAAAATCTGTAGAAAACTATCCTACAGCAAGCTCAAGTGCTAATGCAAACAATAAAGATAGAAAAGATTCAACAAGCAGCGCAAAAGCTGCAACTCCCAATCTAACATTTGAAGACGCAATGAAACTCGGTGTGGCTTTATATCTTGATTATGCGATTCCAATAGAATCCATTTCAACAGAAGCGTATGTAATACCCTATATTGGAGCATACCTTTTAGGACCTTCTAATAAGATCTCAAGCGATGCTACAAAAATTTATTTGAAAACAGGCCTTAGCCTTGAAAAACTAATAAGATTTACAACAATTTCTATTGGATGGGATTCAAATAATATTATAGAACTTGCTAATAAAAACGCAAATAATGCCGCTATTGGTAGTGCTTTCTTGCAATTCAAAGTGGCCTACAGTGGTAGCTAA
- the cheD gene encoding chemoreceptor glutamine deamidase CheD, which yields MLNHFNFKLKRDVTIIVPGEAFVSNKRVISTILGSCVAVVLFDESSNLIGMNHYVLVNSDLDISPAQRGRYGVYAIPMLINAMLENGANKSNLKAKLFGGTNFMAKGSVKVGLENSEFAVNTLNKYRIPILAKDFDQSKSRKIFAFPENFKVIVEYPDGTKVF from the coding sequence ATGTTAAATCATTTTAATTTTAAATTGAAACGAGATGTCACAATAATAGTTCCGGGTGAGGCTTTTGTTTCAAATAAAAGAGTTATTTCTACAATCCTTGGTTCTTGTGTTGCGGTTGTACTTTTTGATGAATCAAGTAATTTAATTGGAATGAATCATTATGTTTTAGTTAATTCAGATCTTGATATATCTCCTGCTCAAAGGGGAAGATATGGGGTTTATGCTATTCCCATGTTAATAAATGCAATGTTAGAAAATGGAGCTAATAAAAGTAATCTTAAGGCCAAGCTTTTTGGAGGAACTAATTTTATGGCAAAAGGATCAGTTAAAGTTGGACTTGAAAATTCAGAGTTTGCTGTTAATACATTAAATAAGTATCGTATTCCAATCTTAGCTAAAGATTTTGATCAATCTAAGTCACGAAAGATTTTTGCTTTTCCCGAAAACTTTAAAGTTATTGTAGAATATCCAGATGGAACAAAGGTTTTTTAA